The following proteins come from a genomic window of Pseudomonas putida:
- a CDS encoding OmpA family protein: protein MMQALRFPLWALLLAMLALTGCQSAPPKGLTPEQIAVLKREGFTPTDEGWAYDLSGKVLFGSDLDSLNGQSQAIVERIGKALLGVGIQGVRVDGHADSSGKAAYNQQLSERRAQSVTKALVGVGMQAQNIQSRGLGSSQPVADNRTSAGRTENRRVSIVVASY, encoded by the coding sequence GTGATGCAAGCCTTACGATTCCCGCTTTGGGCCTTGTTGCTCGCCATGCTGGCGCTGACCGGTTGTCAGAGCGCACCCCCCAAGGGCCTTACCCCAGAACAGATTGCTGTGCTCAAGCGCGAAGGTTTCACCCCGACCGATGAAGGTTGGGCCTACGACTTGTCTGGCAAAGTGCTGTTCGGCAGCGATCTGGACAGCCTCAACGGCCAGAGCCAGGCGATTGTCGAGCGCATCGGCAAGGCGTTGCTCGGCGTTGGTATCCAGGGCGTGCGGGTGGACGGGCATGCCGACTCGTCGGGCAAGGCGGCATACAACCAGCAACTGTCCGAGCGCCGCGCGCAAAGCGTGACCAAGGCGCTGGTGGGGGTTGGCATGCAGGCGCAGAACATTCAGAGCCGCGGCCTGGGCAGCAGCCAGCCGGTGGCGGACAACCGCACCAGCGCCGGGCGTACCGAGAACCGTCGGGTGTCCATCGTGGTAGCGTCCTACTGA
- a CDS encoding diguanylate cyclase, whose translation MKPTRKRTVRPTLRSVLGRGHLSVALLAVGLAGISLTLLGVLALRVYANHNLQLIARSINYTVEAAVVFDDSAAANESLALIASTEEVAEAKVFNNEGEQLAHWQRDNTGMLAQLEVQVATALLEEPVILPIVHQNQQVGHIELAGQGRSLLLFLFSGLAGILFCTVLSALAAQYLSRRLLSDITRPLRGLASVAHAARRERRFDRRVPEAPIAELNELGNDFNALLDELEVWHSHLQSENQTLAHQASHDSLTGLPNRAFFEGRLSRSVQNAARQQDHLAVLFLDSDHFKQINDTLGHAVGDEVLISVAERVRAQLREQDLVARLGGDEFAVLLTPLHSREDAEHIAEKIVASMKLPVQLDSGRSIATSLSVGIAYYPDDGADPASLLNAADAAMYQAKRKRRGHWQVAQTERSANEIRNRS comes from the coding sequence ATGAAGCCGACCCGCAAGCGTACCGTGCGCCCGACCCTGCGCTCGGTGCTGGGCCGTGGCCACCTTAGCGTCGCCTTGCTTGCCGTTGGCCTGGCGGGTATCTCTCTTACCCTGCTGGGCGTGCTCGCCCTGCGTGTCTATGCCAACCATAACCTGCAGCTGATCGCCCGCTCGATCAACTACACCGTAGAAGCGGCGGTGGTGTTCGATGACAGCGCCGCCGCCAATGAATCGCTGGCGTTGATTGCCAGTACCGAAGAAGTGGCCGAGGCCAAGGTCTTCAACAACGAGGGCGAGCAACTGGCGCACTGGCAACGCGACAATACCGGCATGCTCGCGCAGCTGGAGGTGCAGGTTGCCACTGCCTTGCTGGAAGAGCCGGTCATTCTGCCGATCGTGCACCAGAACCAGCAGGTTGGGCACATCGAGCTGGCAGGCCAGGGCAGGAGCCTGTTGCTGTTCCTGTTCAGCGGCTTGGCCGGGATTCTGTTCTGTACGGTGCTCAGCGCTTTGGCTGCCCAGTATCTGTCGCGGCGCCTGCTCAGCGATATCACCCGCCCCCTGCGTGGCCTGGCCAGTGTCGCCCATGCCGCCCGCCGCGAGCGCCGCTTCGACCGGCGCGTACCAGAAGCGCCGATTGCCGAGCTCAACGAACTGGGTAACGACTTCAATGCGCTGCTGGATGAACTGGAGGTGTGGCATAGCCACCTGCAGAGCGAAAACCAGACCCTGGCCCACCAGGCCAGCCACGACAGCCTGACCGGCTTGCCCAACCGCGCCTTCTTTGAAGGGCGCCTGAGCCGCAGCGTGCAAAATGCGGCGCGCCAGCAAGACCACCTGGCAGTGCTGTTCCTCGACAGCGACCACTTCAAGCAGATCAACGACACCCTTGGCCACGCCGTGGGTGACGAGGTGTTGATCAGTGTGGCCGAACGTGTGCGCGCCCAGCTGCGCGAGCAAGACCTGGTGGCGCGCCTGGGGGGCGACGAGTTTGCCGTGCTGTTGACGCCTTTGCATTCGCGCGAGGACGCCGAACACATTGCCGAGAAGATCGTTGCCAGCATGAAGTTGCCGGTGCAACTGGACAGTGGCCGCAGTATCGCCACCTCGCTGAGCGTCGGTATTGCCTATTACCCGGATGACGGCGCTGACCCGGCCAGTCTCCTCAATGCCGCCGATGCGGCAATGTACCAGGCCAAGCGCAAACGCCGTGGCCATTGGCAAGTGGCGCAGACGGAACGGTCCGCCAACGAAATCAGGAACAGGAGTTGA
- a CDS encoding DUF4154 domain-containing protein, with amino-acid sequence MNVAARRVTSCALSLLLAVLFLSAGAAQADPGTTAAQAQQRAKAVTQVVLGIFSYARWPVEPSPLRLCLVGPTEYADDLIKGHVQESGRPLQVRRLLAEDTQVAQACDAIYIGKLDQGQRDRLFQRIGGRPVLSISEADDPCTVGSLFCLRVSDQQVAFEVNLDSVARSGVHIHPSVLQLSRRRAEQP; translated from the coding sequence ATGAACGTGGCCGCAAGGCGAGTGACAAGCTGTGCGCTTTCGCTATTGCTGGCCGTCCTGTTCCTTTCTGCAGGCGCTGCCCAGGCAGACCCCGGTACAACTGCCGCCCAGGCACAGCAACGCGCCAAGGCAGTCACCCAGGTAGTACTGGGTATCTTCAGCTACGCCCGCTGGCCCGTCGAACCTTCTCCTTTGCGCCTGTGCCTGGTCGGCCCGACCGAGTACGCCGACGATCTCATCAAGGGCCATGTCCAGGAGTCTGGCCGGCCGCTGCAGGTGCGGCGCCTGCTGGCAGAAGACACCCAGGTCGCCCAGGCCTGCGATGCCATCTACATCGGCAAGCTTGACCAGGGCCAGCGGGATCGACTGTTCCAGCGTATCGGCGGCCGCCCGGTGCTGAGCATCAGCGAGGCGGATGACCCCTGCACGGTCGGCAGCCTGTTCTGCCTGCGGGTCAGCGACCAGCAGGTGGCCTTTGAAGTCAATCTCGACTCGGTGGCACGCTCTGGCGTGCACATTCACCCCAGCGTGCTGCAATTGTCGCGGCGCCGGGCGGAGCAGCCATGA
- the recD gene encoding exodeoxyribonuclease V subunit alpha — MSRSLVDLLPTPLHAEHLLALAPQHNSADLLQLLDRWVERGWLRALDRAFVSFLEERAPGSDPLLLLAAALASHQLGHGHVCLDLQQTLAEPDFALSLPPEGDALIGPLLLPSQLLANLDLNAWLQRIIASPLVAAGDTPDQQARPLVRSGERLYLRRYWSYERRIDHALRQRLSQAEAPPADLPERLAQLFEGGAPAGQVDWQKLACALATRAGFSIITGGPGTGKTTTVVRLLALLQAPAVEQGRPLRIRLAAPTGKAAARLTESIGQQVERLQVSAEVRGQIPTEVSTVHRLLGSRPGSRHFRHHAGNPLPLDVLVVDEASMIDLEMMANLLDALPPRARLVLLGDKDQLASVEAGAVLGDLCRDAEEGFYSPATAAWLQQISGESLAGSGLKTGDEQRHPLAQQVVMLRFSRRFGEGSGIGQLARLVNRQDAHAARNLLATAPADVHSLALKHEQDRAFDRLLLDGLNRGTDGPQGYRSYLRTLGRYRPALDTAFDDPAWEQWASKVLRSFEDFQLLCAVRRGAWGVEGLNERVARVLHNAGLIDSQQPWYEGRPVLVTRNDYGLGLMNGDIGIALRLPDEHGQPLLRVAFPRNDGNGGVRFVLPSRLNEVETVFAMTVHKSQGSEFSHTALVLPDALNPVLTKELVYTGITRAKHCFSLVEPRQGIFEEAVARKVRRISGLMLEQV, encoded by the coding sequence ATGAGCCGAAGCCTTGTCGACCTGTTGCCCACCCCGTTGCACGCAGAGCACCTGCTGGCGCTGGCACCGCAGCACAACAGCGCTGACCTGCTGCAATTGCTCGACCGTTGGGTTGAGCGGGGCTGGCTACGAGCCCTGGACCGCGCATTCGTCTCGTTCCTGGAAGAGCGCGCCCCCGGCAGTGATCCCTTGCTATTGCTGGCGGCAGCGCTGGCCAGCCACCAACTTGGGCACGGGCATGTCTGCCTCGACCTGCAACAAACCTTGGCCGAGCCAGATTTCGCACTGTCGTTGCCGCCGGAAGGTGATGCCCTGATCGGCCCCTTGCTACTGCCATCGCAACTGCTGGCCAACCTTGACTTGAATGCCTGGCTTCAGCGCATCATCGCTAGCCCGCTGGTGGCCGCAGGTGATACGCCTGACCAGCAAGCGCGGCCACTGGTACGCAGTGGCGAGCGCCTTTACCTGCGCCGTTACTGGAGTTACGAACGGCGCATCGACCATGCCCTGCGCCAGCGCCTGAGTCAGGCCGAAGCACCGCCTGCAGACCTGCCAGAGCGCCTGGCGCAACTGTTCGAGGGCGGCGCGCCAGCTGGCCAGGTGGACTGGCAGAAGCTCGCCTGTGCCTTGGCCACCCGTGCCGGTTTCAGCATCATCACTGGCGGCCCCGGTACTGGCAAGACGACCACCGTGGTGCGCCTGCTGGCGTTGCTGCAGGCACCGGCAGTGGAGCAGGGCAGGCCACTGCGCATCCGTCTGGCTGCACCGACCGGCAAGGCCGCTGCGCGCCTGACCGAATCCATTGGCCAGCAAGTCGAGCGCCTGCAAGTCAGCGCCGAAGTACGCGGGCAAATCCCTACTGAAGTCAGCACCGTGCATCGCCTGCTCGGTAGCCGCCCGGGCTCGCGGCACTTCCGCCACCATGCTGGCAACCCGTTGCCGTTGGATGTGCTGGTGGTCGACGAGGCGTCGATGATCGACCTGGAAATGATGGCCAACCTGCTCGATGCCTTGCCGCCGCGGGCGCGTCTGGTGCTGCTGGGCGACAAGGACCAGTTGGCTTCGGTTGAGGCCGGCGCGGTGCTGGGTGACCTGTGCCGCGATGCTGAGGAGGGCTTTTACTCGCCGGCGACTGCAGCGTGGCTTCAGCAGATCAGTGGCGAGTCGCTGGCCGGCAGTGGCCTCAAGACCGGCGATGAGCAGCGCCACCCATTGGCGCAGCAAGTGGTGATGCTGCGGTTCTCAAGGCGTTTCGGTGAAGGCAGCGGTATCGGCCAGTTGGCCAGACTGGTCAATCGTCAGGACGCTCACGCGGCGCGCAACCTGCTGGCCACGGCGCCGGCCGACGTGCACAGCCTGGCGCTCAAGCACGAGCAGGATCGTGCTTTCGACCGCCTGCTACTCGATGGCCTGAACCGCGGGACCGATGGCCCGCAAGGCTACCGCAGCTACCTGCGCACCCTTGGCCGTTACCGGCCGGCACTTGATACCGCCTTTGACGATCCCGCCTGGGAGCAATGGGCGAGCAAGGTTTTGCGCAGTTTCGAAGATTTCCAGTTGCTGTGCGCGGTGCGCCGGGGTGCCTGGGGTGTCGAAGGCCTCAACGAGCGGGTGGCGCGGGTGCTGCACAATGCCGGTCTGATCGACAGCCAGCAGCCTTGGTACGAAGGGCGCCCGGTGCTGGTGACCCGCAACGACTACGGCCTGGGTCTGATGAACGGTGACATCGGCATTGCCCTGCGCCTGCCGGATGAGCATGGCCAGCCGCTGCTGCGTGTGGCCTTCCCGCGCAACGATGGCAATGGTGGTGTGCGGTTCGTTCTGCCGAGCCGGCTCAACGAAGTGGAAACGGTATTCGCCATGACCGTGCACAAGTCCCAGGGCTCGGAGTTCAGCCACACTGCCCTGGTGCTGCCGGATGCGCTCAACCCGGTGCTGACCAAGGAACTGGTGTACACCGGCATCACCCGGGCCAAGCACTGCTTCAGCCTGGTTGAGCCACGCCAAGGCATCTTCGAAGAAGCGGTGGCGCGCAAAGTACGGCGTATTTCCGGGTTGATGCTCGAACAGGTCTAG
- the recB gene encoding exodeoxyribonuclease V subunit beta, producing MTQDRPLALSFPLHGSQLIEASAGTGKTFTISALYLRLILGHGGEQGFERELLPPQILVVTFTDAATKELRERIRARLAEAARFFRGELEGADPLLHQLRDDYPQETWPRCAGRLEIAVQWMDEAAVSTIHGWCQRMLREHAFDSGSLFTQTLETDHSELLGQVMRDYWRRFCYGMQGDALTWVRGNWGSPDALLPHIRPLFGRVRVQQDGPEPAALIQASLQQRGAQLARIKAPWAQWAEELRQICRDALAAKQVDGRKMQARYFEPWFDKLCAWASDEQLVELDLGTGFTRLTPAGMAEAWKGEPPEHPALNAMQHLQQQLQALDSPDAPLLEHAASWVSARFEVEKRRRAEMGFDDMLVRLQHALASEAGERLASLIREQFPVALIDEFQDTDPVQYGIFERIYQISENRAETGLFMIGDPKQAIYAFRGADIYTYLAARRATSGRLHSLDTNYRSSKAMVAAVNQVFLQAEAREAGRGAFLFREADDNPLPFIEVRAKGRGEQLLIDGEVSAALQCWQLESEEPVSSSVYRQQLAASCASHIVALLNGGQQGTAGFQNAEGELRACLPSDIAILVRDGHEAQMVRAELAAREVRSVYLSDKDSVFAAQEAHDLLVWLKACAEPDSERLLKAALASLTLGLSLAALDRLNQDERVWESWVMRFRLYRDTWQRQGVLPMLRHLLHDFQLPRTLIRRSDGERVLTNLLHLAELLQQAAGELDGEQALIRHLAEHLASSGQAGEEQILRLESDEQLVKVVTIHKSKGLEYPLVYLPFICTSKPVDGSRLPLAWHDSEGNAHVTLTPDQEQIERADDERLAEDLRLLYVALTRAQHACWLGVADLKRGNQKSSQLHRSAFGYLLGGGLALAGSAQLTDWLQALAAGCPHITCPGLPQADEQMYRMPHAERELLPARRPRRAAAEHWWIASYSALRVGDQTLGADSSQAQQLLDDEVADAQMLREVPADSGDIHRFPRGPNPGTFLHGLLEWAGREGFCEVSGNPQLIERTVGQRCNRRDWAGWIPTLSHWMQRLLGEALPLPGGDQSVTLGQLRHYQIEMEFWFASHRVDAEQLDRLVARHTHPGLARPAAQPTVLNGMFKGFIDLAFELDGRYYVTDYKSNWLGPDIQAYDAMAMEKAILEHRYDLQYVLYLLALHRQLRARLADYDYDRHVGGALFIFLRGASSSGHGVYHAKPPRELIESLDALFRGEHAPVQQDLFAGVAP from the coding sequence ATGACCCAGGACCGTCCGCTGGCACTGAGTTTCCCCCTGCACGGTAGCCAGCTGATCGAGGCCAGCGCTGGCACGGGCAAGACTTTCACCATTTCGGCGCTGTACCTGCGCCTGATCCTCGGGCACGGTGGCGAGCAGGGCTTCGAGCGTGAGCTGCTGCCACCGCAGATCCTCGTGGTGACCTTCACCGACGCCGCCACCAAAGAGCTGCGCGAGCGCATCCGCGCCCGCCTGGCTGAAGCCGCACGGTTCTTCCGTGGTGAGCTGGAAGGCGCTGATCCGCTGTTGCACCAACTGCGTGACGATTACCCGCAAGAGACTTGGCCGCGCTGCGCCGGCCGGTTGGAAATCGCCGTGCAGTGGATGGACGAGGCTGCGGTATCGACCATCCATGGCTGGTGCCAGCGCATGCTGCGCGAGCATGCCTTCGACAGCGGCAGCCTGTTCACCCAGACCTTGGAAACCGACCACAGTGAGTTGTTGGGCCAGGTCATGCGCGATTACTGGCGGCGCTTCTGCTATGGGATGCAAGGTGACGCTTTGACCTGGGTACGCGGCAACTGGGGGAGCCCCGACGCCTTGCTGCCGCACATTCGCCCGCTGTTCGGCCGTGTGCGCGTCCAGCAGGATGGGCCAGAGCCCGCCGCATTGATCCAAGCGTCGCTGCAGCAACGTGGCGCGCAGTTGGCGCGGATCAAGGCGCCATGGGCGCAGTGGGCCGAGGAGCTGCGGCAAATCTGCCGCGATGCGCTGGCTGCCAAGCAGGTCGACGGCCGCAAGATGCAAGCCCGTTACTTCGAGCCCTGGTTCGACAAGCTCTGCGCTTGGGCCAGCGATGAGCAACTGGTAGAGCTCGACTTGGGCACCGGCTTTACCCGGCTGACCCCGGCGGGCATGGCCGAGGCCTGGAAGGGAGAACCTCCCGAGCACCCAGCCCTCAACGCCATGCAGCACTTGCAGCAACAATTGCAGGCCCTGGACAGCCCGGATGCCCCGCTGCTCGAGCACGCGGCCAGTTGGGTATCGGCGCGTTTCGAAGTGGAGAAGCGCCGGCGTGCAGAAATGGGCTTCGACGACATGCTCGTGCGCTTGCAGCACGCACTCGCCAGCGAGGCCGGCGAGCGCCTGGCCAGTCTGATCCGTGAGCAGTTCCCGGTAGCGCTGATCGACGAATTCCAGGACACCGACCCGGTTCAGTACGGTATTTTCGAGCGCATTTACCAGATCAGCGAAAATCGCGCAGAAACCGGCCTGTTCATGATCGGCGACCCCAAGCAGGCGATCTACGCCTTCCGGGGTGCCGACATCTACACCTACCTCGCCGCGCGACGTGCCACCAGCGGCCGCCTGCACAGCCTGGACACCAACTACCGTTCCAGCAAAGCCATGGTGGCGGCGGTCAACCAGGTGTTCCTGCAGGCCGAGGCGCGTGAAGCGGGGCGGGGTGCATTCCTGTTCCGCGAGGCCGATGACAACCCGCTGCCATTCATCGAGGTGCGCGCCAAGGGGCGTGGCGAACAGCTGCTGATTGACGGTGAAGTCAGTGCAGCCCTGCAATGCTGGCAGCTGGAAAGTGAAGAGCCAGTCTCCAGCAGCGTTTACCGCCAGCAACTGGCCGCCAGTTGCGCCAGCCATATTGTTGCCTTGCTCAATGGCGGCCAGCAGGGCACGGCGGGTTTCCAGAATGCCGAAGGCGAATTGCGCGCCTGCTTGCCCTCGGACATCGCCATCCTGGTGCGCGATGGCCATGAGGCGCAGATGGTCCGCGCCGAACTGGCCGCTCGCGAGGTGCGCAGTGTGTACCTGTCCGACAAGGACTCGGTGTTTGCCGCCCAGGAAGCCCACGACCTGCTGGTCTGGCTCAAGGCCTGCGCCGAGCCTGACTCGGAGCGCCTGCTCAAGGCTGCTCTGGCCAGCCTGACACTGGGCCTGTCGCTGGCCGCGCTGGACCGGCTTAACCAGGACGAGCGGGTCTGGGAGAGCTGGGTGATGCGTTTTCGTCTTTACCGCGACACCTGGCAGCGCCAGGGGGTGTTGCCGATGTTGCGCCACCTGCTGCATGACTTCCAGCTACCGCGCACGCTGATCCGCCGCAGTGATGGCGAGCGGGTGCTGACCAACCTGCTGCACCTGGCCGAGCTGCTGCAGCAGGCTGCTGGCGAGCTGGACGGCGAACAGGCGCTTATCCGCCACCTGGCCGAGCACCTGGCCAGTTCCGGGCAGGCCGGTGAAGAGCAGATCCTGCGCCTGGAGAGCGACGAACAGTTGGTCAAGGTGGTGACCATCCACAAATCCAAGGGCCTGGAATATCCCTTGGTCTACCTGCCATTCATCTGCACCAGCAAACCGGTGGATGGTAGCCGTCTGCCGCTGGCGTGGCATGACAGCGAAGGTAACGCCCACGTCACCCTTACACCTGACCAGGAGCAGATCGAGCGCGCTGACGACGAGCGCCTGGCCGAAGACCTGCGCCTGCTCTACGTGGCCCTGACTCGCGCCCAGCATGCTTGCTGGCTGGGTGTCGCCGACCTCAAGCGCGGTAATCAGAAGAGCTCGCAGCTGCACCGCTCGGCTTTTGGCTACCTGCTGGGGGGCGGCCTTGCCTTGGCTGGCTCGGCGCAACTGACGGACTGGTTGCAGGCTTTGGCGGCAGGTTGCCCGCACATCACTTGCCCAGGCTTGCCACAGGCGGACGAGCAGATGTATCGCATGCCACACGCCGAACGTGAACTGCTGCCAGCACGCAGGCCACGCCGTGCGGCTGCCGAGCACTGGTGGATCGCTTCCTACAGTGCCCTTCGTGTTGGTGATCAGACCCTCGGCGCCGACAGCTCGCAGGCCCAGCAACTGCTGGATGACGAGGTGGCCGATGCCCAGATGTTGCGTGAAGTCCCGGCCGACAGCGGCGATATCCATCGCTTCCCGCGGGGGCCTAACCCCGGCACCTTCCTCCATGGTTTGCTGGAGTGGGCGGGCCGTGAGGGCTTCTGCGAGGTCAGCGGCAACCCTCAACTGATCGAGCGTACCGTTGGCCAGCGCTGCAACCGCCGTGACTGGGCCGGCTGGATCCCCACCCTGAGCCACTGGATGCAACGTTTGCTGGGCGAGGCGTTGCCGCTGCCGGGCGGCGACCAGAGCGTAACCCTGGGCCAGCTGCGTCATTACCAGATCGAAATGGAGTTCTGGTTCGCCAGCCACCGGGTCGACGCAGAACAACTCGATCGCCTGGTGGCGCGTCACACCCACCCCGGTCTGGCGCGCCCGGCTGCGCAGCCGACAGTGCTCAACGGCATGTTCAAAGGGTTCATCGACCTGGCGTTCGAGCTGGACGGGCGTTACTACGTGACCGACTACAAGTCCAACTGGTTGGGTCCGGACATCCAGGCCTACGATGCCATGGCCATGGAAAAGGCGATTCTTGAGCACCGCTACGACCTGCAGTATGTGCTGTACCTGCTGGCCCTGCACCGCCAGTTGCGCGCGCGGCTGGCGGACTACGATTATGACCGCCATGTTGGCGGCGCCCTGTTCATCTTCCTGCGCGGTGCCAGCAGCAGCGGCCACGGTGTGTACCACGCCAAGCCACCGCGTGAGCTGATCGAAAGCCTCGATGCGCTGTTCCGTGGCGAGCACGCGCCGGTACAGCAGGACCTGTTTGCCGGAGTTGCGCCATGA